A window of Chryseobacterium shandongense genomic DNA:
AACAAGGACCGAGTATCTTGCCATGACGCATATAGACGGTGTTGCTGTGAAAGACCTCATTAAAAACTATGGTTCTCCCGTATTTGTATATTCTGAAGCGAAAATAAGAAGCAATTTTCAGAATGCGAAAAGAGCATTTACTACAAGATACCCAAAGATACAGTTTGCATGGAGCTATAAAACATGCTATCTCAATGCCATCTGTAATATCTACCATCAGGAAGGAAGCTGGGCGGAAGTAGTAAGCCGGTTTGAATATGATAAAGCCCTTAAAAATGGAGTTCCTGGCAACAAAATTATTTTTAACGGACCCGATAAAGCGGCTGAAGACCTCACTCTGGCAATAGATAATGACAGCTTAATCCACATAGATCACTTTGATGAGCTGTATATGCTTACAGAAATTGCCCAGCAAAAAAATGTAAAACCGAGAGTTGCCATCCGTGTTAATATGGATTGTGGTGTATATCCTCTCTGGGATCGCTTCGGGTTCAACTACGAAACAGGTCAGGCTTGGGATGCCATTTCCAAAATACTCGTAACAGGAAACCTGAATCTTGTTGGCTTGCATACCCACATCGGAACGTATATTATGAGCAGTGCTGCGTACGCTGTTGCAGCAAGCAAAATGGCTGATCTGGCATTGGGCATCAGGAACAAGTTTAATAAAATAATAGAATACATAGATATGGGAGGCGGCTTTGCTTCAAAAAATACCCTCAAAGGCAGCTACCTTCAGGCTACGGATTATGTTCCGGAAATAAATGAATATGCCGATGCAATATGTTCTACATTGCTTACATCTGGTTTTCAGGCCAACGAATTGCCGTATTTATATTTAGAAACAGGACGCGCTCTAATAGATGACGCCGGATATTTGTGCGGAAGTGTAATAGCAAATAAAAGACTAAGTGACGGACGAAAAGCTACTATTATGGATTTTGGAGTTAATCTTATGTTTACCTCTTTCTGGTATGATCATAAAATAACTCCGGCACAGGAGTTTGGACATCACACAGAAGAAAATGTGCTTTACGGACCGCTTTGTATGAATATAGACGTTGTAAGGAGCAGTATTATGCTGCCTCCTCTAAAAACCAAAGATAATGTCGTAGTGCATCATGTAGGCGCATACTGTGTGACACAAAGTATGCAGTTTATAGCGCTTCGCCCGAAAGTCGTTTTAATTGATATGGATGATAAAGTGCATATCATCAAAAACAATGAGAGTCTTGAAGATCTTGAAAAGAATGAAATCTCTCCCGAATATTTAGTTAAGAATTCACTATAAGACTAATTCTTCACCACTAAACTTGAAGGTGTGGATGTTTTATAAACATTCTTTACAGAACTAATATTAATTCTGCTCACAAATTAATAGATGAACGCAAAAGCAACCATAAACTATTACTCCCGTTTTTTTCTGGATGGGATTTTATACAGCTATTCACAGATTTTCTTTTGCAATAAAAGATGGTTTGGTTTGTGCCTGCTCATACTCACCCTTATTAATCCTTTTAAAACATTAATAGGCGTATCCGTTATTATTCTATCGCTGGCTTTTGGTATACTCTTTAAGTTTGATGAAGATAAGCTGAGAAACGGAATATATACCTACAATGCACTTTTGGTGGGTTTGGGAATTGCAAGTTTATATGAAGTAACCTTAAAAACCATATTGGTTACCATCTTTTATTCATTATTGAGCCTTTTTCTGGCAGTGGTATTGTCAAATTTTTTTGGAAAAAGAGGATTGCCATCGCTTACTCTGCCTTTTTTGCTGTGTATTTGGATGGTATATTCCAGCCAGAGAGCTTATGGTGAAATAAAATTCAATACAGATATTGAACACGAACTTATTTTCCTGAAACCGCTCTCTGAAAAATTCAGCCAGTTAATAGACTTATTGTCTTATAAGGACGCCGTACATATCTTTCTGAAATCTCTTTCGGCTATTTTTTTTATCTATAATGACCTGGTAGGGTTTTGTATTGTTATGCTGCTTGTGCTGTATTCCAGGATTTCTTTCACCTTGGCAGTTTGGGGATTTTTTATAGGAATTATGTTTTTTAGTTATTTTTTGGGAGATTATAAAATCCTGGTATTTGATTACATCAGTTTCAATTTTATATTAATATCAATTTCTCTGGGCGGTTTTTTTATAGTTCCCTCATTAAAGGGATATGTATTACAGATATTTACCGTAAGTCTTTGCTGTATTTTACTGGGGGCATTCAGTCCGTTTTTATTTCTCATAAAAATGCCGGTGTACTCATTGCCTTTTGTGGCGGTTGTATTGGTCGTACTCTCTGCGCTGAAATTGAGACTGAACACGAACGGAATTGAATTGGTGAAAAACCAGCAGTATAAAGCCGAACAGAATTTTTACAAAAATTATTATGAAAAGCTCCGTTTTAAGGCAATGACCTATTTTCATATTTACCTTCCTGTGATGGGAGAGTGGAATGTAAGTCAGGGAATCAATGGAGGAATTACCCATCTGGACGACTGGAAAAATGCCTGGGATTTTGATGTAAGAAATTATAGAGGATTATCATATTACAACACAGGGACACAGCTTAAAGATTATTTATGCTATGATCTGCCCGTGATAGCTCCCTGTTCAGGATATGTCGTGATGTTTCAGGATTACATAGAAGATAATGAGATCGGAAAAATCAATCAGGTAAACAATTGGGGAAATTCATTAGTAATTAAAGTAGCAGAACAGTTTTATGTACAATTATCCCACTTCAGGGCAGGAAGCTTTAAAGTTTCGCAGGGCGATTATGTAAAGGCGGGGCAATTATTAGGACATTGTGGAAACAGCGGACGTTCACCGGAGCCGCATATCCATTTTCAGATGCAGATAACTCCCGATATCGGTTCCAAAACAATACCGTATCCAATAGCGTATTATTTTTCGAGAGACGAGAAAGAAGAATTACATTTCAACAGTTTTTCATATCCGAAAGAAAATGAAAAGGTAAGCAATATTCTTCCGGATTCCTCTCTTCAGGAAGCATTCGGGTTTCTGCCCAATCATTATATAGAGTGGGAAATAGAGAAACAGGGCAAAAAAGAAAGGCAAAAATGGTTTTCAGCTATTGATGCTTTTAACAGATCATATCTCTACGATAAGGAAAATGATTCGTATGCTTATTATAGAAATGATGGTGTAGTTGTGTACTTTTATGATTTTATAGGAAGTAGAAGCTCCTATTTATTTAATTTTTACCTGGCCAGTCAAAAAATACTTTTAGGAAACTATAAAAATGTTCAGATAAAAGACTGGATTATGCCAAGTTATGTTTACCCGGCCTCTATACAATGGATTCAGGATTTTCTGGCACCGTTTGTTCAGATATTTAAAGGTAAATATGCCTCCCTGATCATTAACCCTGAAAAAGGAAGTTCCTCTGAAATTCATATCCGGTCATCAATAGAAGGAAAAACATTCGGAGTCTATCATGCCATTCTGCAATGTGAAATGATTATAAAAGACAGGAAAATAAATACAGTCACAATAGTTAAAAACAATACTAAAACCACAATGAGATGTTTAAGAATTTATGCATAGCAGCTGCGCTTTTGCTGGCATTGGCAATGCAGGCACAGGTTTACCCGGTAACCAAAGAAAAGGTTGCTTATCTTGCCGGCTTTTACTACCGACAAAGTAACTGGAACGAACTTATAAAACTAAAAGATAATATCATAACATTAGATGATCCGGAACTTATAGGAAAGCTGGGAGTTGCCGAATTTTATAAAAAACAATATGCTTCTTCAGAAAGGCATCTTAAAAAATACTTAAAAAAATACCCCGATTCACCTTTAGAACGTGAGCTTCTTTTTTATTCGATACTGTTTCAGTCTCATGACGTGGAAGCCAGAAGAGAACTTTATAAATCCGATGCAACGCTTCAGGAAAAGCTTTTGAAAAATAATCCGCGAAAGTTTCTTAAAGATGTAACCCTTGAGGCGGGAATACGTGATCTGAAACAAACAGAAATAGGAAAACCAATACAGTACATCTCCGGAGGCACCACGCTGGACATAGGAAAATCTGTTAATGCAAAATTTGTATTAAATTATCTTTCACAGAAAATTTATAGTGGAAAATACACACAGCCAG
This region includes:
- a CDS encoding alanine racemase, which produces MEKKIYERPIIKPLNTGLMNKFGTRTEYLAMTHIDGVAVKDLIKNYGSPVFVYSEAKIRSNFQNAKRAFTTRYPKIQFAWSYKTCYLNAICNIYHQEGSWAEVVSRFEYDKALKNGVPGNKIIFNGPDKAAEDLTLAIDNDSLIHIDHFDELYMLTEIAQQKNVKPRVAIRVNMDCGVYPLWDRFGFNYETGQAWDAISKILVTGNLNLVGLHTHIGTYIMSSAAYAVAASKMADLALGIRNKFNKIIEYIDMGGGFASKNTLKGSYLQATDYVPEINEYADAICSTLLTSGFQANELPYLYLETGRALIDDAGYLCGSVIANKRLSDGRKATIMDFGVNLMFTSFWYDHKITPAQEFGHHTEENVLYGPLCMNIDVVRSSIMLPPLKTKDNVVVHHVGAYCVTQSMQFIALRPKVVLIDMDDKVHIIKNNESLEDLEKNEISPEYLVKNSL
- a CDS encoding urea transporter encodes the protein MNAKATINYYSRFFLDGILYSYSQIFFCNKRWFGLCLLILTLINPFKTLIGVSVIILSLAFGILFKFDEDKLRNGIYTYNALLVGLGIASLYEVTLKTILVTIFYSLLSLFLAVVLSNFFGKRGLPSLTLPFLLCIWMVYSSQRAYGEIKFNTDIEHELIFLKPLSEKFSQLIDLLSYKDAVHIFLKSLSAIFFIYNDLVGFCIVMLLVLYSRISFTLAVWGFFIGIMFFSYFLGDYKILVFDYISFNFILISISLGGFFIVPSLKGYVLQIFTVSLCCILLGAFSPFLFLIKMPVYSLPFVAVVLVVLSALKLRLNTNGIELVKNQQYKAEQNFYKNYYEKLRFKAMTYFHIYLPVMGEWNVSQGINGGITHLDDWKNAWDFDVRNYRGLSYYNTGTQLKDYLCYDLPVIAPCSGYVVMFQDYIEDNEIGKINQVNNWGNSLVIKVAEQFYVQLSHFRAGSFKVSQGDYVKAGQLLGHCGNSGRSPEPHIHFQMQITPDIGSKTIPYPIAYYFSRDEKEELHFNSFSYPKENEKVSNILPDSSLQEAFGFLPNHYIEWEIEKQGKKERQKWFSAIDAFNRSYLYDKENDSYAYYRNDGVVVYFYDFIGSRSSYLFNFYLASQKILLGNYKNVQIKDWIMPSYVYPASIQWIQDFLAPFVQIFKGKYASLIINPEKGSSSEIHIRSSIEGKTFGVYHAILQCEMIIKDRKINTVTIVKNNTKTTMRCLRIYA